From a single Bacillus pseudomycoides DSM 12442 genomic region:
- a CDS encoding GNAT family N-acetyltransferase, producing MKIIKFKEADTEEIISLFYETVHSVNLKDYSQLELDAWAPRDEKESKMKSWKESLDRNITFVTKVNDKIVGFSDLTHTGHLDRLYVHKDYQGQGIATALVNMLESEAKKLNLLEIDTEASITAKPFFEHGGYKIVCSQTVERKGVTLTNFKMIKKL from the coding sequence GTGAAGATTATAAAGTTTAAGGAAGCTGATACTGAAGAGATTATTTCTTTGTTTTATGAAACGGTTCATTCAGTAAATTTGAAAGATTATTCTCAATTAGAATTGGATGCTTGGGCGCCAAGAGATGAAAAAGAATCTAAAATGAAATCTTGGAAAGAATCATTAGATCGAAATATAACATTTGTTACAAAAGTTAATGATAAAATTGTTGGATTTAGCGATCTAACGCATACTGGCCACTTAGATAGACTGTATGTTCATAAAGATTATCAAGGACAAGGTATAGCCACAGCTTTAGTAAATATGCTTGAATCTGAGGCGAAAAAATTAAATCTTTTAGAAATTGATACAGAAGCAAGTATTACAGCTAAGCCATTTTTTGAACATGGAGGCTACAAAATTGTTTGTTCACAAACTGTAGAGCGTAAAGGTGTTACACTGACTAATTTTAAAATGATAAAAAAATTATAA